From the Plasmodium brasilianum strain Bolivian I chromosome 7, whole genome shotgun sequence genome, the window attttcataattttgccttcacgtatatgtatatgcatatatatgtgcatatgtatgtatactttGAGTACCAAAGGATGATCATATAATTTGGTTGAGGGGTTAAACCCAAAGATTTATAACCCAATAACTACGTTGTCCTTAGTTCGTGTGTGcaaatgcatatttttttaaactctTGTTTAGAAAGTtgtaggaaaaaaaaaaaaaatagaaaaaacagGCATACTCTGTATGAACGTGTATTAcatgtttctttttctcttggAAATATGCATATAGAAAAATTTGACGTATATTGTTCCTTTTCGGTTGATAAATACTATAACAGTATGATGCATTTTTACCTGTAGCTTACATGCAAAATGcaaaatgtaattataaattaataagcTGGGGAGTCACttcaaaattaattataaaatgtatatttattatatttattaataaggtcataattttttacaaaaaaaaccTGACACGGTAATGTAAAAGGAGTTGCCATACTATTTGAGTATactaatatgaatattttattatatattttttttattttattatatatttttttatttttttatttttttatttttttatttttttattattttattattttttttttattttaaattgttGAGAAGAATTTTAAAGTTATATAAGAACATTTATCAtagctagaaaaaaaaaaaataatttccccattttgaaaaacacattttttttgtgcttctaaatttttaataatgtatatttttccaGTGATCAATAAAAGGGAGTTAAAAATAAGGCATAATAAATGAGTTATCAGATTATTGCGTATTTTTTCAATGTccatatgtaatatatttactacacatatttttcttgCACACGCATACGTAAAATACACTTCTACCTAGGTGATATTATTCATGTTCAAATGTGTAATAAGCTCAATtggaaagaagaaaatacaCATCATTTCGTTTTGTATTAGTTGTAGTTAAACAGAAACATATACCATTGCAACATAAATGGGAGTCCCTATAAATAAACTGGGCGAGGATTAATTGTACAACATTGGGTGGACAAggtcacatatatatacatatttctaCATATCtacatatctatatatctacatatctatatatctacatatctatatatctatatatctatatatctatatatctacatatctatatatctatatatctatatatctacatatctatatatctatatctatatatatatctatatatatgtgtacacatTTTGTGGTGAAAAAATTCCCTATTCGCACAAAGTGAGATACCTAGACATACCAATTTTCCTATTAGCAGAAAAGAAAATGGTTTTTCAAgagtttaaaaaatagcttaaataataaaaaaaaaaaataaataaaaataaataaataaataaatgaacgaatgggtatatgaatattattttaaaagataacAAATTTAACAGAACGTTTaaattttctcattttttttttttccttttaccTATTAAATACACATAATGACGGTGCGTATTCTTATTTTGTGAAGATTGTACTCACAATAAATTGGTGGTGTAATAACATGTACTTGTGTATAAAATCGCGAGGAAGCTTAGTTGAAggagatataaaaaaaaaaaaaaaatgaaaaagaaagaactTATTGTTACATgcatatttgaaaaaaaaaaaaaaaaattgcaataaTGATTTGTTTGCACTGTTCACTGTTGCTCAAAGTAACGACAAACGGACAAGAAAAATCGTTGTATGTAAGTAAagtgtgtatgtatgcgtAAAGGACGTATGCACGCGTAAATCcatacatgaatatatgggtatatatattgcaTTTCTTAACACTTTTAAATGTTCGGTTGAATATACTGTAATTGCGGTAAGCTATGtaaacacttttttttttttttttttactataaagGTGTGTACTTTTgaacatgtaaatatatttgtattattttatgtaacaCATCTGAAACGGGCTGgatgtttcatttttattcatatgtcaacatacacatatatgtgaaATTGATAATGgtactaataaaaatatatcatttttgttgtttatcttaatttttcccttttaacTAGATTTACATATGCACCAATGAAATcagaaaattaaaacattttgaaataatgaaaatttcaAATACCTTTGTTTAGTGCCTGTACATTTGTTACACAGCATCATTGCAGCTACGTATAATTGAGTATATATAACACAGCAGTCATTAATTTGACTACAATATGGtagtaatataattttatgctAGGATGTGTTAGAAATGATATAAAGAAATGTTTAACTCTTTAATAAGAGTATATACGAATGTAAGTCATGTTATATACTACTTTGCACtgcaggaaaaaaaaaaaggaaaaaggaaaaacacattaaaaatattaacaaattttagtaaatttcaaaaattataataaatttcaacaaaatttagtaaattttaataattttaaaatattatgattaaTTTGTTGTGTTCCTGTGGGCAAAACATGGAACTGGTGGAATGAGGAATAAATAGTatgtgaaaagaaaaagtaaagaagCAAGAGGGAAGGAACAAACCGCATACAAAAATATGCCAATGCTAATATGCACATGCattcatatacataagtataaCTCGTATATTGAACTCTCATATACGCATTTATAAATAGGTGCAAAGtgtaaatgtgtatatatatatatgtataaatatatgaaattcatgtaataaatgtattatatatacgtaaatgtGTTCAACGTGTACTACACAAATTGAGGAGAGCAAAACATTGTATACGTTGAACGAGGCAGTCATAGTGCATTATtaggtatatttttttttttttaaattacattttgcatgcgtttaaaaaaaaataaaaaattgtaagtTATTAGGAAAGAGTAGAGAATtctcctatttttttttttttacaattatttttttttttctctctctatatatatatatataaatatatataaatatatataaatatttttttttttactcagaattgtattataaaatgtgttaaatgaaatattatttatatatataaataatagtatatatatatatataatatatatatatatatagtttttaccttttatttatacctATGACATACCAAATAAATGTGTTAATGTTGTACGTAACAGGATTTTTATACTTAACGTTAGAAGAACAGGTTAAAAGAAggtatttacaatttttttttttttcttaattctAATCCGcctatctcttttttttttccgcttatgcatgtaaatttatttaatataaacttatgtaattatgcatgtacaattatgcatatatgtttatacatatatgtccccatatatatataagtgcgTATGAACTTATTTACTAATGTATTTGGGTATGAGTAGAATTATATTGCCCTTATAGAATTCTGAAGTATGCAATAATTTTTGCACAGGAATTTGTAATATgaatgtgtatatgtgtatatatatatacatacgtatatatttatgtataagttaaatttgttttttcttttttttttgcacgataaaaaagatataataatTGAATGGACATAAATAATTAGCACAAAAAAGGAGCTAAGACATATTTTATCGTCAAGGGAAAAAGAAGTGAAACATGGCATAATAGGTCTAAGAATAGTAATTGCGTAATTATTcctatttgcatatatagaaaaatatatacatacatgcacatgtatatatttgtacattcGCGCGTATGCGCAGATAATTGcttgtatgtattatatacgCTTTAGAAAAAGTAAAGCAGTCAAAAAAATAGGGGAAACAAGGGAAAAAGTAAGTAGCCAAGTAGCTAAATGGGTAGTTAAGTAATCAAGTAAGTAGTTAATTAGGTTGTAAAATACATAACCATATAGATTGCCAAATAAGTTGGTACACAGACCAATTGAATCGAGAAGAACATAGCTGAAAACGTATAGCAACAAAGGAAAGACATAACAATGGAAAGCAAAGGATACAAAAGAAGGAATATAGAAATGTCCTTAATAGACAAAAgaagaaagagaaaatataagCTGCATTCAAATATTGAACATTCTAAGAAACCTTGGTAtatctatttaaaaaagaatgagGGTATATTTTTCTTCGATTTGATTGATGAGGATTcaaaatttgtttataaaaaagaaaaaaatggtgTAGATAAGGTAGAGGAAACTGACAAGTATAGGCACGAGAGGAGGAATTCTTTCAAGAAGGTGTTTGTAAAGATGGAATTAGAGGAGGGGGAAAACAAAATCGATGAGGGCAAACAGAACGATAAGGACAAACAGAACGATAAGGGAAAACAGAACGATAAGGGAAAACAGAACGATAAGGGAAAACAGAACAATAAGGGAAAACAGAACGATAAGGGGATGGAACATGAACATGGACGGGTGAATGAAGAATGGGTGGAAGAATTACCTGATAACGGATATAGTAAGATTGATGAGTTAAGACTTTGGATGTACCATAATAaggagaaagaaaaaatatacgaGAAGGAAAAATGCTACAATGAGGAGGAGGCAGTAGCATCTAACAATATAAacaatgaaaaggaaaagaataaCTTAACGAAATCgttaaatagaaaaaagttGTTTGAAATGCTCCTCTATTTGAATACgtttattaagtatatagactatgataaaaaaatttcagcAGAAAtgtttttgaaatttttttacagcAAAGGAGTGGACATGGAATATGGTGAGCTGATGGGAGGTGGTGGAATGACGAAAAATGATGAGCTAatgcaaaataatattagctTGCTAAATAGAGTAAGTGCGAAAAATAGCAAATGGATAGTAAGCAATCATAAAGAAGATACGTACAAAATAGGAATATACTCAGAAGGGGTATTATCActgaaattatttaaatacgGCATCAAAGAGGTTAGTAGTAAaacatattacataaatgGTTCGTTGTTGTATTCAAAAATTTGtggaattttaaaaaagcagAACCCGTTAAATGATGAGTTTAAtgaatgtaataatataaagaatgaTGAGAAGAATGGAGCAAAACATGGTGAAAAGAATGGAGAGAAGAATGGAGCGAAACATGGTGAAAAGAATGGAGAGAAGAATGGAGCGAAACATGGTGAAAAGAATGGAGAGAAGAATGGTGAGAAGAATGATGAGAAGAAGGGTGTGCAAAATGGTGAGGAGGTAGTACCTCAGGGAGTCCAGAAAGATAAGCCTATTTCCTTTGGTATATGTATAGATTTTgattatttaagaaaatcgTATGAGTGGTATGAAGGAAAGACAATGAGATTATTAGATCTTTTTATTATCCTAAACAAAATTTCCGAAATATTTAGAGAAAagtgttttattatatatgtacatctATCAGTACATAGTGAAGGTAGCCATACTTtagaagatataaaaaattataaagtgTGCTATCCGTACATGTTTTCGGAGTTAACAGATACtctaaaattatttgaagaaagaaatataaaaatagtgaTAAGAGTAAATGAAATGAGGTCAATGAATATTTCTACTACACATCATTctaataattcaaaaaataaattaatagaagatattaaaaaaatgtatagaaataaagaagtgaataacatttttcttattactaATGATATAGAAgtaatttcattttgtaaTGATATGCActataaacttttttataaaagagaTACCTTCGATAATATAAAGGAATGTACTCTTTCTTTTACAAAACCAGTAATCATACTCTCctttatgaataatatgcccatgcataataataaatttcttcCTTATTTAAGACTTGAAAATTTTTGctatatgaattttattattaaaagtttTTTCCTGAGATATCAGGCGAGGAGAATTGAAAAACTTGTAACAATATATAAGGataatatggaaaatatgGACATAATTGAAAAACTAATGGATAAATttaccataaaaaataaaaactttaaaaacaaaattaacattttacTACTAAATGATATACTTTATAAAgtagatttaaaaaaaaaagaaaatatagaaataaccAGCCTGCTAAGAAAAGTCTTCCCCCCTTCATACCATTCCATGCATTACGATATTAGGGGAAAATGAGCCCCAAGAAGAGCGgcacacacaaaaaaaataaaataaaaaaaaaaaaaaaaaaataataataaatacaaatgaaataaaaacgaATAGAACAAAAGGCGTGTTTCCTCATCCTCATTTTTTCCACCTGGTACACACATGCGTGTGTGCGCGTCTGCGAGCTCTTTCGtacttttttatgaatatccCCTTCCCCCATGTGCCTAAGTACATGtatcatatatgtacacatacatagGTGCATGCagacatatatgtgtatacacatacatgtgtaaatccatacatacgtgcatttatatatatataaatatatatgtatatgttaattttaaattttatacaaGTGTTTCCTCCCCCCCTCCTGTggcaaaatttttatatccattttttaatttataaaaatatgtatgttttttttgtttgacTATGCTTGTGTATTCTTTCAAAGGGTACGAGTAAACACACCCTTactaaaaatgtatatgcatTGTATGTGGGTTTAGGTTATACACTTcaatgtgtatatgtgtttacgcttgtttatatgtgtgtatgagtttatgcatatatttttatactcaTGCTTATTTGCGcgcatttattttattgacaTAAGCCTAAGGAtcaatttatacatttttaaaattttatataataaataatattttataatttatttaaaaagtgtatttattattattctttttttttatttcaaaaatggctatttatttttttcattttaatcttcttaaaagaaaaaatttgaataaaaacatatatccAGTCTATtacttgtttttttaaagatatatatatatatatatatatatatatatattttgtaacaTTGAATTTTTGAGGAATGAAAATATGATGCATGTCGTTTACTCGGTCAGGCCGAGGGTGAATCGGACAGATATGTTTTGCTCCTTTATGaggtttttcttttttttttcatttttttaagaagtattttgcaattttttgtaattactccatgtatattttaacgttctttaatttttcctgtCGACCTTTTATCCAGTGAacgttgaaaaaaaagaaataaaatataataagtagagaaaaaaaaagaagtaaaatatattaagaaaagaaaaaaaaagaagtaaaatataattagaaaaaaaaaaaaaaaaaaaaagtaaaaatgaatagCTAAAAAGTAGGGCTAAAATGAAGGGCTAAAAGAAAGGGTCAAAAAGTAGGGCTAAAATGTagagataaaaaaagtaaatctAAAAAGTAAATTCTAAGTACATTTTAAACTAACTGCTTCAGTAGGCACTAGTAGtgcataaatgtaatatttcaATAGGGCGTTTGAAAAAGCTTAAATGGTAAGTgcaccaaaaaaaaaaaataaaaaaggaaagataATAGAAATGaggtaaaaaagaaacaaagtAAAAGCAGAATATAACAAAGGAAAGAGcaaaagaacaaaagaaagctcaaaagaacaaaagaaaGCGCAAAAGAACAAAGGAAAGCGCAAAAGAACAGAACTGAGCGAAATAATAAAGTGtaaaacgaaataataaaatgaaaaacgaaataataaaatgaaaaacgaaataataaaatgaaaaacaaaataataatgcgcaaaagtatattattaaaaaaataaattctccAATGTTTATTTAGAAATTTCTTAGAAAACCAAAGAGTAAATTGCAACATTGAGCAAAGCATCGATTTATTAAATAGAATTGTGGATGAGCCTTTTTATAAGCTCATATAATAAGAGAAATGCAttgaaaaatacaaaaaaaaaaaaaaagaaaaaaagaaaaatactaacaaaaaaatacaatgtTGACGGAACAgggaataaaaattaaaaaatcgTAAAACCAAATAACTTATTTTTGATTAAAGACAAAAATGAGTGaaatacaattattttttttcttttttggaGACATAAAAGATCATACATTTCAGTGCATCgttaaataaatcaaaaataaaaatggtgTAACACTTTATTTAGTATATTCGGATGGGAAACATTgaaaagaatttatttttattgtcaATTTTAGAAGAAAACACGAAAAGGATAGTGCACTTATTGTGAACGTGTTAAATTGTATAAAATCGAATAAATTATTCATGTAGCGTCatttagaaataaattttagtGAGTGCAAGAATAAAGataatcattaaaaaatagcgctttgtattaatatattgttctagtaaatataacatataaatgcACGATTtgactatttttttttttttttaattgcattcctttgaaataatatagtaaataGGTAGTTTtaaagtattttaaaaaatgaatgcttatatgtgtgcatatatgtatacatttatacattaaaCAGTTTAACGTTCCTCAAAAAATTCTTAACCATGTTCAGGTAATTAAATTCTACGgataatatttgtttatttatgctTACAAAGATAAGATTAATTTTTCaccaaaaaaacaaaaaaagtaaaaaatggaaaaaaataaaaaagtggaactaaatggaaaaaaattaaaaagtggaacaaaatggaaaaaataaaaaatcgtAGACACCccttaacaaaataataatttaatagtATTGTAGAGAACGGAAATTGTAAAATGATGGagaatttttcttctttttttttttttttttctctaatCTTTAATATAAACCTGTGCAAAAAATACGGCAAAACAACTCATAAGTAAACATTATGttgaaaatatttgtacTGCCAAAATGGGGCTCTACTGGAGGACATCAATGCGTTAAAAT encodes:
- a CDS encoding gametocyte development protein 1, whose product is MESKGYKRRNIEMSLIDKRRKRKYKLHSNIEHSKKPWYIYLKKNEGIFFFDLIDEDSKFVYKKEKNGVDKVEETDKYRHERRNSFKKVFVKMELEEGENKIDEGKQNDKDKQNDKGKQNDKGKQNDKGKQNNKGKQNDKGMEHEHGRVNEEWVEELPDNGYSKIDELRLWMYHNKEKEKIYEKEKCYNEEEAVASNNINNEKEKNNLTKSLNRKKLFEMLLYLNTFIKYIDYDKKISAEMFLKFFYSKGVDMEYGELMGGGGMTKNDELMQNNISLLNRVSAKNSKWIVSNHKEDTYKIGIYSEGVLSLKLFKYGIKEVSSKTYYINGSLLYSKICGILKKQNPLNDEFNECNNIKNDEKNGAKHGEKNGEKNGAKHGEKNGEKNGAKHGEKNGEKNGEKNDEKKGVQNGEEVVPQGVQKDKPISFGICIDFDYLRKSYEWYEGKTMRLLDLFIILNKISEIFREKCFIIYVHLSVHSEGSHTLEDIKNYKVCYPYMFSELTDTLKLFEERNIKIVIRVNEMRSMNISTTHHSNNSKNKLIEDIKKMYRNKEVNNIFLITNDIEVISFCNDMHYKLFYKRDTFDNIKECTLSFTKPVIILSFMNNMPMHNNKFLPYLRLENFCYMNFIIKSFFLRYQARRIEKLVTIYKDNMENMDIIEKLMDKFTIKNKNFKNKINILLLNDILYKVDLKKKENIEITSLLRKVFPPSYHSMHYDIRGK